In Neovison vison isolate M4711 chromosome 11, ASM_NN_V1, whole genome shotgun sequence, one genomic interval encodes:
- the LZTS1 gene encoding leucine zipper putative tumor suppressor 1, with translation MGSVSSLISGHSFHGKHCRASRYKLGKSSHLKKLNRYSDGLLRFGFSQDSGHGKSSSKMGKSEDFFYIKVSQKARGSHHPDYTALSSGDIGGQAGVEFGPSTPPKLMPFSNQLEMGSEKGAVRPTAFKPVLPRSGAILHSSPESSSHQLHPAPPDRPKEQEPKPTLCSGALSDSGRNSMSSLPTHSTSSSYQLDPLVTPVGPTSRFGGSAHNITQGIILQDSNMMSLKALSFSDGGSKLAHPSKADKSSSCVRSPISTDECTIQELEQKLLEREGELQKLQRSLEEKELASSQAYEERQWRCKEELEGLDQKCSSKLKQASQKSQRTQQVLHLQVLQLQQEKRQLRQELESLMKEQDLLETKLRSYEKEKTSFAPALEETQWEVCQKSGEISLLKQQLKESQTEINAKTSEILSLKAQLKDTRSKLEGMELKTQDLESALRTKGLELEVCENELQRKKNESELLREKVNLLEQELLELRAQAALQREAVSLGPGLGPGLGTTFSEDIPALQRELERLRAELKEERQGHDQMSSGFQHERLVWKEEKEKVIQYQKQLQQSYLAMYQRNQRLEKALQQLARGDGAGEPFEIDLEGADIPYEDIIATEI, from the exons ATGGGTAGCGTCAGTAGCCTCATCTCTGGCCACAGCTTCCACGGCAAGCATTGCCGGGCTTCACGATACAAGTTGGGCAAGTCTTCCCATCTCAAGAAGCTCAATCGGTATTCAGATGGGCTGCTGAGATTTGGTTTCTCCCAGGATTCAGGCCATGGCAAGTCCAGCTCAAAAATGGGAAAGAGCGAAGACTTCTTCTACATCAAGGTCAGCCAGAAAGCCCGGGGCTCCCACCACCCAGATTACACTGCACTGTCTAGTGGGGACATAGGCGGCCAGGCTGGGGTGGAGTTTGGCCCATCCACCCCACCCAAGCTTATGCCCTTCTCCAATCAGCTAGAAATG GGCTCAGAGAAGGGTGCAGTGAGGCCCACAGCGTTCAAGCCTGTGCTGCCGCGGTCAGGAGCCATCCTCCACTCATCCCCTGAGAGCTCCAGCCACCAGCTGCACCCTGCCCCTCCAGACAGGCCCAAGGAACAGGAGCCAAAGCCCACCCTGTGCTCTGGGGCACTGTCTGACTCCGGCCGGAACTCCATGTCCAGCCTGCCCACACACAGCACCAGCAGCAGCTACCAGTTGGACCCACTGGTTACACCAGTGGGGCCCACCAGCCGTTTTGGAGGCTCAGCCCACAACATTACCCAGGGCATCATCCTCCAGGACAGCAACATGATGAGCCTGAaggctttgtctttctctgatggggGTAGCAAGCTGGCCCACCCAAGCAAGGCGGACAAAAGTTCCTCATGTGTCCGTTCCCCCATCTCCACAGACGAGTGCACCATCCAGGAGCTTGAGCAGAAGCTGCTGGAGAGAGAAGGTGAGCTCCAGAAGCTGCAGCGCAGCCTTGAGGAGAAGGAGCTGGCCTCCAGCCAGGCCTATGAAGAGCGGCAGTGGCGCTGCAAGGAGGAGCTGGAGGGCCTGGATCAGAAGTGCAGCAGCAAGTTGAAGCAGGCCTCCCAGAAGAGCCAGCGCACACAGCAGGTGCTGCACCTCCAGGTGCTCCAGCTCCAGCAGGAGAAGCGGCAGCTCCGGCAGGAACTTGAGAGCCTCATGAAGGAGCAGGACCTGCTGGAGACCAAGCTCAGGTCCTACGAGAAGGAGAAGACCAGCTTTGCCCCCGCACTGGAAGAGACCCAGTGGGAG GTGTGCCAGAAGTCAGGGGAGATCTCTCTTCTGAAACAGCAGCTGAAGGAGTCCCAGACAGAGATCAATGCCAAGACTAGTGAGATTCTCAGTCTGAAGGCACAGCTGAAGGACACACGGAGCAAACTGGAGGGCATGGAGCTGAAGACTCAGGATTTGGAGAGTGCTCTACGTACCAAGGGCCTAGAGCTAGAGGTCTGTGAGAATGAGCTACAGCGCAAGAAAAATGAATCTGAGCTTCTTCGAGAGAAGGTGAATCTGCTGGAGCAAGAGCTTCTGGAGCTCCGAGCCCAGGCTGCCCTGCAGCGAGAGGCTGTGTCTCTGGGGCCAGGACTAGGGCCTGGGCTAGGCACTACGTTCTCTGAGGACATCCCCGCCCTGCAGCGGGAGTTGGAGCGGCTGCGAGCGGAGCTGAAGGAAGAGCGGCAAGGCCACGACCAGATGTCGTCAGGCTTCCAGCATGAGCGCCTGGtgtggaaggaggagaaagagaaggtgaTCCAGTACCAGAAGCAGTTACAGCAGAGCTACCTAGCCATGTACCAGCGGAACCAGCGCCTGGAGAAGGCTCTGCAGCAACTGGCCCGTGGGGACGGTGCAGGGGAGCCCTTTGAAATTGACCTTGAAGGGGCCGATATCCCCTATGAGGACATCATAGCCACTGAGATCTGA